One genomic segment of Photobacterium sp. DA100 includes these proteins:
- a CDS encoding ABC transporter permease codes for MSFFAFLGTLEIGLVYGLVALGVYLTFRILDFPDLSVDGSFPMGAAVAATAIIAGFNPWAATLLAIAAGGLCGLVTAFLAVRCGILHLLASILTMIAAFSINIRIMGSPNLSLLGEDTLFTPFELLAFDYGMDEGIVRLVVVVALVIASAWFITRLLASDFGLGLRATGVNSRMVSAQGGNTALYTYFGLALSNGLVGFAGALFAQTNSFADVTSGVGTIVVGLAAVILGQTLLPGRKIWIAVIAVILGSILYRLAVAFALSSGMFGLQASDLNLITALLVAIALIAPRMKGQLTRGKQKASVVTNKAKARG; via the coding sequence ATGTCTTTCTTTGCCTTTCTCGGGACGCTCGAGATCGGGTTGGTCTACGGCCTGGTTGCCCTCGGCGTCTACCTGACCTTCCGGATTCTGGACTTCCCCGATCTATCGGTTGATGGCAGCTTCCCGATGGGGGCGGCGGTGGCGGCAACAGCCATCATAGCCGGTTTCAATCCATGGGCGGCAACCTTACTGGCCATTGCCGCTGGCGGGCTGTGTGGCCTGGTAACCGCATTTCTCGCAGTACGCTGCGGGATCCTCCACCTGCTGGCCAGTATCCTGACCATGATTGCGGCTTTCTCCATCAATATCCGGATCATGGGCAGCCCCAACCTCTCACTGCTCGGTGAAGATACCTTGTTCACCCCGTTTGAATTGTTAGCGTTCGATTACGGGATGGACGAAGGCATCGTCCGCCTGGTCGTTGTAGTTGCCTTGGTCATCGCCAGTGCATGGTTCATCACCCGGCTACTGGCCAGCGATTTTGGCCTCGGCCTGCGGGCAACCGGGGTCAACAGCCGGATGGTGAGTGCTCAGGGCGGCAATACCGCCCTGTACACCTATTTCGGCCTTGCCTTATCCAACGGCTTGGTCGGCTTTGCCGGTGCCCTGTTTGCCCAAACCAACAGCTTCGCCGATGTGACCTCGGGTGTCGGTACCATAGTGGTAGGCCTTGCCGCTGTTATCCTTGGCCAAACCCTGCTACCCGGTCGCAAAATTTGGATAGCGGTTATCGCCGTGATTCTCGGCTCTATCCTATACCGCCTCGCCGTCGCCTTTGCCCTGAGCAGCGGCATGTTCGGCCTGCAAGCCTCGGATCTCAACCTGATCACCGCACTGCTGGTTGCCATCGCCCTGATTGCCCCACGCATGAAAGGACAGCTGACTCGCGGCAAGCAGAAAGCGTCCGTCGTCACCAACAAGGCCAAAGCAAGGGGTTGA
- a CDS encoding ABC transporter substrate-binding protein produces the protein MKNNKLLTAICIAASLTMTSTSALADVAKVAVSQIVEHPALDAARNGLLDGLRQKGYVEGENLEFSYQTAQGNPAIAVQIAKQFVGERPDVLVGIATPTAQALAASTRSIPVVFTAVTDPVGAKLVKDMDKPARNVTGLSDLSPVAQHVALMQELLPEMKSIGVVFNPGEANAVALVELLRAAAEDRGLTVVEGTALKSADVQSAAQIVASKADVIYAPTDNTVASAIDGLVNAANQANTPIVGASTTYIANGALAALGFDYYQVGVQTADYVDALLKGKKVSDLPVKVAKGSDLALNQKAADLLGITFPSSVLERATSIEK, from the coding sequence ATGAAAAACAATAAACTACTTACGGCTATCTGCATTGCCGCCTCGTTAACCATGACATCGACCTCCGCCTTGGCCGATGTGGCAAAAGTGGCGGTATCGCAAATTGTCGAGCACCCGGCCTTGGACGCCGCCCGCAATGGCTTGCTAGACGGCTTGAGGCAGAAAGGTTACGTTGAAGGTGAAAATTTGGAGTTCAGCTACCAGACTGCACAGGGTAACCCCGCCATTGCAGTTCAGATCGCCAAGCAGTTCGTTGGCGAGCGTCCCGACGTTCTGGTCGGGATCGCCACCCCAACCGCACAGGCCCTGGCCGCATCAACCCGCTCGATCCCTGTGGTTTTCACCGCGGTGACTGATCCGGTTGGTGCCAAGCTGGTCAAAGACATGGACAAACCTGCCCGCAATGTCACCGGCTTGTCCGACCTTTCCCCTGTCGCCCAGCACGTTGCCTTGATGCAGGAGCTGCTGCCTGAAATGAAAAGTATAGGGGTCGTGTTCAACCCGGGTGAAGCCAATGCCGTCGCCCTGGTGGAGCTGCTCCGTGCTGCCGCCGAGGACCGAGGACTTACCGTTGTCGAGGGGACGGCCCTGAAAAGTGCCGATGTCCAATCCGCCGCCCAGATTGTAGCGTCAAAAGCCGATGTGATTTATGCCCCGACCGATAACACCGTGGCCAGTGCCATCGATGGGCTGGTCAATGCCGCAAACCAAGCGAACACCCCCATTGTCGGCGCTTCGACCACCTACATTGCCAACGGTGCCTTAGCAGCCCTTGGCTTCGACTACTACCAAGTCGGTGTCCAAACGGCGGATTATGTCGATGCCTTGCTGAAGGGCAAAAAAGTGTCTGATCTTCCGGTAAAAGTCGCCAAGGGATCCGATTTAGCCCTCAACCAGAAAGCCGCCGACCTGCTGGGTATCACCTTCCCGAGCTCGGTGCTTGAGCGTGCCACGTCGATAGAGAAATAA
- a CDS encoding ChaN family lipoprotein — MKKWLSLGLASLMFGCTSHTDVAGISDAGTAARLLPTMYDSTIQSPQGQPMTLDQLAEALQAADIVLVGEWHGHPGAHLMQARLFAALYQHNPNMALSMEQFTRDKQHVVNQYLNNEIGEKTLIKEGKAWPNYSSDYRPLVEFAKMNQLDVIAANAPKSIVRCIGQQGEGYLALLPAMERRWVAEQLTLGSDAYHDKFNASMHHGDEEKTKRQFAAQTAWDDTMAESMVDYLALHPGKQIIHVAGRFHVAEGLGTASRITARNPDLNVMMVTPVTKNTGVAEGSPDYTFEVMPLPAAYVDQDKMAAAMAAIYSRNKGLECYK; from the coding sequence ATGAAGAAATGGCTCTCCCTCGGTCTCGCTAGCCTGATGTTTGGCTGCACTTCGCATACTGACGTTGCCGGCATAAGTGATGCCGGCACGGCCGCCCGGTTATTGCCGACCATGTATGACTCGACTATTCAGTCTCCCCAAGGGCAGCCAATGACTCTTGACCAACTCGCCGAGGCGTTACAGGCGGCGGATATCGTGCTGGTTGGCGAATGGCACGGGCACCCCGGAGCCCACCTGATGCAAGCCCGCCTTTTTGCAGCCCTCTATCAGCACAACCCGAATATGGCCCTGTCGATGGAGCAGTTCACCCGCGACAAACAGCATGTGGTAAACCAATACCTTAACAATGAAATTGGTGAAAAAACCCTGATCAAGGAAGGCAAAGCCTGGCCGAACTACAGCAGTGATTACCGCCCCTTGGTTGAATTTGCCAAGATGAACCAGTTGGATGTGATTGCCGCCAATGCACCAAAATCTATTGTCCGCTGTATCGGCCAGCAAGGTGAGGGCTATTTGGCGTTATTACCGGCCATGGAACGGCGCTGGGTCGCCGAGCAGCTCACTCTGGGGAGCGATGCCTACCACGACAAGTTCAACGCTTCGATGCACCATGGCGATGAAGAGAAAACCAAGCGCCAGTTTGCCGCCCAGACAGCCTGGGATGACACTATGGCAGAAAGCATGGTTGACTACCTTGCCCTCCACCCCGGCAAGCAAATTATCCATGTGGCCGGACGGTTCCATGTCGCGGAAGGTTTAGGCACGGCGTCGAGGATCACAGCCCGCAACCCAGACTTAAATGTCATGATGGTAACGCCTGTAACAAAAAACACCGGGGTGGCAGAAGGATCGCCAGATTATACTTTTGAGGTCATGCCGCTACCGGCAGCTTATGTCGACCAAGACAAAATGGCTGCGGCAATGGCCGCGATTTACAGCAGGAATAAAGGACTGGAGTGCTATAAATAG
- the rlmA gene encoding 23S rRNA (guanine(745)-N(1))-methyltransferase, which translates to MPYQCPLCHQPLTQQDNTWKCASNHQFDQAKEGYVNLMPAHHKSSKNPGDNKEMMQARRLFLNAGHYDPMRQVVVSKLEQYLPENAEQLLDIGCGEGYYTSGFAASLAGHPALEVHGLDISKVAVRYAAKRYPTCHFCVASSHRLPFADHSLDGMVRIYAPCKAEELKRTIKTGGVIVTVTPAARHLYQLKELIYDGVRLHDMAAESIDGFELVDQTQLHYDMTLNGEEATALMQMTPFAWKTSDAVWQQLAQSEQFFCEADFAIRVYQRQP; encoded by the coding sequence ATGCCGTACCAATGCCCTCTCTGCCACCAACCGCTAACCCAACAGGATAATACGTGGAAGTGCGCCAGCAACCACCAGTTTGATCAGGCCAAGGAAGGGTATGTGAACCTAATGCCTGCACACCACAAGAGCTCGAAGAATCCCGGGGATAACAAAGAGATGATGCAGGCTCGCCGCCTGTTCCTCAACGCCGGCCACTACGATCCGATGCGCCAAGTCGTGGTCAGCAAGCTAGAACAATACCTACCAGAAAATGCCGAACAGCTGCTGGATATCGGGTGTGGCGAAGGGTATTACACCTCCGGTTTTGCCGCCTCCCTTGCGGGGCACCCGGCGCTAGAGGTGCACGGCTTGGACATTTCCAAGGTGGCAGTACGCTACGCAGCCAAGCGCTACCCTACCTGCCATTTCTGTGTCGCCTCCAGCCACCGGCTCCCGTTTGCCGACCACTCTCTTGATGGCATGGTGCGCATCTATGCCCCGTGCAAGGCGGAAGAACTTAAGCGAACCATCAAAACCGGCGGGGTTATTGTCACAGTGACCCCGGCCGCCCGCCATTTGTACCAACTGAAAGAGCTGATTTACGACGGCGTACGCCTCCATGACATGGCAGCAGAGAGCATTGATGGCTTTGAGCTTGTCGATCAAACCCAGCTCCATTACGACATGACACTGAACGGTGAGGAAGCAACGGCACTGATGCAGATGACCCCCTTCGCCTGGAAAACCAGTGACGCCGTGTGGCAGCAATTGGCACAAAGCGAACAGTTTTTCTGTGAAGCCGACTTTGCGATCAGGGTTTACCAGCGACAGCCATAA